CCCGCACCACCAACCACTACACCCGTCCGCACACCTCGTAGCTGGTCCAAGAGCACGTCAGGTCAAACGACGGGCTGGAGTGTCTTGTCGTGGCTTTTCGTTGGGCGCTATCCGAATGGAGGTGTCGAGGACGGTGGCGGAGTCGGCTGAGACGAGGACCGAGCGCAGGTCGAGGCGGACGACCTCTTCGAGTTCGAGGGTGAGCCGGGCGACGCGGTGCAGGAGGTTCTCGATCGCGGCGATGTCGACGGGGTCCGAGCCGCGGTAGCCGTACAGCAGCGGCGCGGCGCGCACCTCGCGGACCATCTCGGCCGCGTCGGCCGTCGTCAGCGGCGGCATCCGGTACGCGCGATCGCCGAGCAGATCCGTCGCCACCCCGGACAGCCCGAACGACACCACCGGACCGAACGACACGTCCTCCTGCGCCGAGATCACCACCGGCACCCCCGGCGGCGCCATCTTCTGGACGACGAACTGCGCGCGCCCCGGATCCGACGCGACCCCGAAGGTGCTCGTCATCTCCGCCCACGCCTTGCGCATGTCGTCCTCGTCGTGGATGTGCCGCCAGATGTCGGCGAGGTCGGGCCGCATCCGCCATTGATCAGCGGTCGCCTTCAAGATCACCTCGAAGCCGAGATCCGCGGCCCGCGCGACCGCCTCGTCCGCCGACAGCACCGGGAACGCCGGCAACACGCTGATGCCGTAGAAACTGAGCAGCCGCTGCCGATCCTCATCCCCCAGCTCGGCCCCGCTCGGATACCGCTGCAGGAACTCCGTCACGAACGCCTCGGCACCGGACGTGTCGATATCCGGCAGGTCCGGGATGCTGCTGTCGGCGCGACGCCGCCACTCGGCGTACTGCGTGACCTTCGCGAGCGCGCCGACGGCGTACTGGGGTGAGGAGTACGACGGGATCGAGCCGCGCGCGGCGCCGCCGTACTCGTCGGGGACGCGCAGTTGCTCGGGGACGCTGCGGGAGGCGAGGAAGGTGGAGACGACCGGCTTGTCGGAGCCGGCGGCGGCCGCTGCCAGGACCTGAGCGACTTCGGCTCCGTTCGACTGGACCGGCGGGGTGAAGATGACGACGACCGAGTGCACGCGGTCGTCGGCGAACACCTCGCTGAGCGCGGCGCCGAAGTCGGCGGCGGTCGCCTCGGCGCTGAGTGTGCGCGGCTCCCCCGCTACGTCGAGGCCGGTGCTGGCGACCGTGTCGAGAGCGAGCAGCGTCAGCGCGTCGGAGTTGCTCACGATCGCGACCCGGCGCCCCTTCGGCAGCGGCTGGTGGGCCATCAACTGGGCGACGTCGAACAACTCGCCGTTGGTGTCCACGCCGATCAGCCCGCTCTGCCGGAACAGCGAGTCGACGGTTGCTGGCGGCAACGAACTGCGGCGGACCGTGTGCCCGAGCGGGACGCCCTGGGTGGCCCGGCCGGACTTCAGCGCGATCACCGGCTTGCGCCCGGCCAGCCGGCGGGCGACCCGACTGAACTTGCGCGGGTTGCCGAGGGACTCCAGGTAGAGCAGGACGACCTCGGTCGCCTCGTCGGAGTACCAGTACTGCATCAGGTCGTTGCCGGAGACATCCGCCCGGTTGCCGGCGGAGACGAAGCTCGACAGGCCGAGGCCACGGCCCGTCATGTCCGCGAGGATCGAGACCCCCAATGCGCCCGACTGGCAGAAGAAGGCGACGCGGCCGCGGCTCGGCATCACCGGCGAAAGGGTCGCGTTCAAGCTGACGCCTGGCGCGGTGTTGATGACGCCGAGCGCGTTCGGCCCGATCACGCGCATCCCGTACGACCGGGCGAGGCCGACCAGTTGCCGCTGGCGCTTGCGGCCCTCGTCGCCGATCTCGGCGAAGCCGCTCGACACCACCACCAGCCCGCGAACGCCTTTGGCGGCACAGTCCAGCACCACATCGACCGCCATCTCGGCCCGGACGGCCACGACGGCGAGGTCGACCTTCTCGCTGACCTCCCGAATCGTCCGGTACGCCGGTACGCCCTCGATCTCGTCCTCGGTCGTCTCCGCGTTCACCGCATACAGCCGGCCCGGGAAGCCGCTGTCGCGCATGTTGCGCAGGAGCGCGTTGCCGATCGTGCCCTCACGCCGGCTCGCCCCGATCACCGCGACACTCGCCGGTGTCAGCAACCGGGCGATCGAGAGCGCCTCGGACCGCTGCTCGCGAGCCTGCATGACCCCGAACGACGTGTCGGTCGGCGCGATGTCGAACTCGACCACGATCACGCCGTCCTCGAACTCGCGGGCCACCTTGTAGCCGGCCTCGGTGAAAACCGTGATCATCTTGCGGTTGTCCGGCAGCACCTCGGCGACGAACCGGGCGATGCCGTGCTCGCGGGCCGCCTGGGCCAGATGCTCGAGCAACAGTTGCCCGAGGCCCCGGCCCTGGTGGGCGTCCTCGATCAGGAACGCGACCTCCGCGGTCCGCCGGCCGGTCCGCTCGTACCTGCCGACGCCGATCATCGCGTCGCCGACCGTGACGATCAGCGCGAGCCGATCGGAGTAGTCCACCTGGGTGAACCTGGCGACATCGCGATCGGACAGCTCCGGATACGGCGCGAAGAAGCGGTAGTACTTCGACTGCTCGGAGACCCGTGCGTAGAACGCGACGAGCAGGTCGGCGTCGTCGGGGGTGATGGGCCGCAGATGGGCGGTCGCCCCGTCCCGCAGTACCACGTCCGCCTCGTACTCCGCCGGATAGCCGGGCGGCAGGTCGACGGGGCGGCTCGGGCCATACTGGGCCGGTCGCTGCGGCTGCTGCTCCGGCGTCGTCACTCGGCCAGCGTACTCAAGCAACGGATTCGGAGGACGCAATTTCATGTGGTGGTTGAGTGCGCTCGGGGGCCTTGTCGCGGTCGCCACCGGGTTGCTGAGGCCCGGCGACGCACTGGACGTGATCGAGCGGATCGCCCCTGTGCTGGTCTTCCTGGTCGCTGTCACCGTGATCGCCGGGCTTGCCGACGCCGCCAAGGTGTTCGAGGTCGCTGCGCGCGAAGCGGCCCACCTCGGCCGGGGCAGGACCTGGCGACTCTGGCTGCTGGTGGTGATCTTGGCCACGGCGTTGACCGTGGTGCTCTCGCTCGACACCTGCGCCGTCCTGCTGACTCCGGTGGTCCTGGCGATGGCGCGGCAACTCGACATCCCGCCGAAGCTGTTCGCCTTCACCACCGTCTGGCTGGCCGGCACGGCGTCACTGCTCCTTCCGGTGTCGAATCTCACGAATCTGCTGGCCCTGCACCGCTTCGACCAGCTCGGGCTGGGACTTCGGGACTACCTCGGCCTGAGCTGGCGACCGGCGATCGCGGCCGTCGTCATCACCGTGGTCGTGCTCGCCTTGCTGTTCCACCGCGACCTGCGCCGCACGTATGTCGTACCGGAGACGCCCGGGCTCGACGACAAGGTCCTGTTCTGGGGGTCGGCCGGAGTCTGCATCGCGCTCGGACCGGCGTTCGTCACGGGGATCCAGGTCGCGATCCCGGCGAGCATCGGCGCGGTCGCTCTGGTCGTCCTGTTCGCCGTACGCCGACGTTCCGAGCTCACCTGGGCCCTCATCCCGTGGCAGTTGGTCATCACGGTGGTCGGGCTGTTCCTCGTCGTCGGCGCACTCACCGCGCACGGGCTGGAAGGCCTACTCGGGTCCATCGCGGGCACCCACGGCCAGGGCCTGGCGGCCGACCTGCGGCTGACCGGAACAGCGGCTTTCGGCGCGAATGCGGTCGACAACCTGCCGGCCTACCTCGCGATGGAACCGGTGGCCGCGGCGAACGGCCACCGGATGATGCTGCTGCTGATCGGGGTGAACTGCGGCTGCCTGCTCACCCTCTGGGGCTCGCTGGCCACCCTGCTCTGGCGGGATCGCTGCCTCGCCGCGGGCGTGCGGATCTCCTGGTGGTCGTTCCTCTGGCGTGGTCTCGTGCTGACCCCGATCGTCCTGATCGGGACGGTCCTGGCCCTCAACCTCGGCTGACTCCGAAGACGGACCGTCGGCCGAGGTCGAGGCAGCCCGCCGGCGGCGAGGCCAGCGGACCCACGGAATGGACCAGTGATCGAACATGTGTTCGACTGTAGTCCGATCCATTCATGATGTCCAACTCGGTTCCAGCCCCTCGAAGACGGCCGCGACGGCGGTCCGGTGAGCCGATCGCGCGCCGTTGCGCGAGGGCGATTGCCTCCTGCATCCGACTGGGTAATAGTGCGGTCCATGAGCGAGGAACAGAGCACCTCGGACAACACCCGGGCCTTTCGCGACGCGCGGGACTTCCTGATCGCGCACCGCGAGGACTACGACACCGCGTACCGCGACTTCAGCTGGCCGTCCTTCGACAGGTTCAACTGGGCCCGCGACTGGTTCGACGCGCTCGCGGTCGAGCAGCCGGACGTCGCGGCGCTCACCATCGTCGAGGAGGACGGCGAGGTGAACTCCCTGACCTACGGGGAGATGGCCGAGCGGTCGCGGCAGGTCGCCGGGTGGCTCACCCACGCCGGCCTTCTC
The Kribbella voronezhensis DNA segment above includes these coding regions:
- a CDS encoding SLC13 family permease gives rise to the protein MWWLSALGGLVAVATGLLRPGDALDVIERIAPVLVFLVAVTVIAGLADAAKVFEVAAREAAHLGRGRTWRLWLLVVILATALTVVLSLDTCAVLLTPVVLAMARQLDIPPKLFAFTTVWLAGTASLLLPVSNLTNLLALHRFDQLGLGLRDYLGLSWRPAIAAVVITVVVLALLFHRDLRRTYVVPETPGLDDKVLFWGSAGVCIALGPAFVTGIQVAIPASIGAVALVVLFAVRRRSELTWALIPWQLVITVVGLFLVVGALTAHGLEGLLGSIAGTHGQGLAADLRLTGTAAFGANAVDNLPAYLAMEPVAAANGHRMMLLLIGVNCGCLLTLWGSLATLLWRDRCLAAGVRISWWSFLWRGLVLTPIVLIGTVLALNLG
- a CDS encoding bifunctional acetate--CoA ligase family protein/GNAT family N-acetyltransferase, which gives rise to MTTPEQQPQRPAQYGPSRPVDLPPGYPAEYEADVVLRDGATAHLRPITPDDADLLVAFYARVSEQSKYYRFFAPYPELSDRDVARFTQVDYSDRLALIVTVGDAMIGVGRYERTGRRTAEVAFLIEDAHQGRGLGQLLLEHLAQAAREHGIARFVAEVLPDNRKMITVFTEAGYKVAREFEDGVIVVEFDIAPTDTSFGVMQAREQRSEALSIARLLTPASVAVIGASRREGTIGNALLRNMRDSGFPGRLYAVNAETTEDEIEGVPAYRTIREVSEKVDLAVVAVRAEMAVDVVLDCAAKGVRGLVVVSSGFAEIGDEGRKRQRQLVGLARSYGMRVIGPNALGVINTAPGVSLNATLSPVMPSRGRVAFFCQSGALGVSILADMTGRGLGLSSFVSAGNRADVSGNDLMQYWYSDEATEVVLLYLESLGNPRKFSRVARRLAGRKPVIALKSGRATQGVPLGHTVRRSSLPPATVDSLFRQSGLIGVDTNGELFDVAQLMAHQPLPKGRRVAIVSNSDALTLLALDTVASTGLDVAGEPRTLSAEATAADFGAALSEVFADDRVHSVVVIFTPPVQSNGAEVAQVLAAAAAGSDKPVVSTFLASRSVPEQLRVPDEYGGAARGSIPSYSSPQYAVGALAKVTQYAEWRRRADSSIPDLPDIDTSGAEAFVTEFLQRYPSGAELGDEDRQRLLSFYGISVLPAFPVLSADEAVARAADLGFEVILKATADQWRMRPDLADIWRHIHDEDDMRKAWAEMTSTFGVASDPGRAQFVVQKMAPPGVPVVISAQEDVSFGPVVSFGLSGVATDLLGDRAYRMPPLTTADAAEMVREVRAAPLLYGYRGSDPVDIAAIENLLHRVARLTLELEEVVRLDLRSVLVSADSATVLDTSIRIAPNEKPRQDTPARRLT